A single Hippopotamus amphibius kiboko isolate mHipAmp2 chromosome 5, mHipAmp2.hap2, whole genome shotgun sequence DNA region contains:
- the LOC130853567 gene encoding dihydrofolate reductase-like yields MVRPLNCIVAVAQNMGIGKNGDLPWPPLRNEYRYFQRMTSASSVEGKQNLVFMGRKTWFSIPEKYRPLKDRTNIVLSRELKEPPQGAHFLAKSLDDALKLTEQPELTNKVDMVWIVGGSSVYKEAMNKPGHVRLFVTRIMQEFESDTFFPEIDLEKYKFLPEYPGVPSDLQEEKGIKYKFEVYEKDN; encoded by the coding sequence ATGGTTCGTCCGCTAAACTGCATCGTCGCTGTGGCCCAGAATATGGGCATCGGCAAGAACGGGGACCTTCCCTGGCCCCCGCTCAGGAATGAATACAGGTATTTCCAAAGAATGACCTCAGCCTCTTCAGTAGAAGGTAAACAGAATTTGGTGTTTATGGGTAGGAAGACCTGGTTCTCCATTCCAGAGAAGTATCGACCTTTAAAGGATAGAACTAATATAGTTCTCAGTAGAGAACTCAAGGAACCTCCACAGGGAGCTCATTTTCTGGCCAAAAGTCTGGATGATGCCTTAAAACTTACTGAACAACCAGAATTAACAAATAAAGTGGACATGGTTTGGATAGTGGGAGGCAGTTCTGTTTATAAGGAAGCCATGAACAAGCCAGGCCATGTTAGACTGTTTGTGACAAGGATCATGCAGGAATTTGAAAGTGACacattttttccagaaattgatttggaaaaatacaaatttctcCCAGAATATCCAGGTGTTCCTTCTGATCTCCAGGAGGAGAAAGGCATTAAATACAAATTTGAAGTATATGAAAAGGACAATTAA